One Takifugu rubripes chromosome 2, fTakRub1.2, whole genome shotgun sequence genomic region harbors:
- the osr1 gene encoding protein odd-skipped-related 1 codes for MGSKTLPAPVPLHPPLQLSNYSLLQSSTGLQLPADHFHSIYSFSALHAIHFHQWTLGYPPLSLPRCSISKLPGQFSSMATIPIFPHLLQSKQSESATLLPRSKTKPRFDFANLAAAATQEDHLKAEDLSTTGATAAASQASSHHPMSTSLGCLLDMTKLSSPERKSSRGRLPSKTKKEFVCKFCGRHFTKSYNLLIHERTHTDERPYTCDICHKAFRRQDHLRDHRYIHSKEKPFKCQECGKGFCQSRTLAVHKTLHMQVKELKPSKVK; via the exons ATGGGCAGCAAGACTCTCCCAGCCCCTGTACCCCTTCACCCACCTCTCCAGCTATCTAACTACTCTCTCCTGCAGAGCTCCACAGGACTGCAGCTGCCAGCTGATCACTTCCACAGCATCTACAGCTTTAGTGCACTGCATGCCATCCACTTCCACCAGTGGACTCTTGGTTATCCACCGTTGTCTCTCCCCCGCTGCTCCATCTCTAAGCTGCCAGGGCAGTTCTCCTCAATGGCCACCATTCCCATATTCCCACACCTCCTGCAGTCCAAGCAGTCGGAGTCTGCCACACTGCTGCCGAGGTCCAAGACCAAACCCCGCTTTGACTTTGCCAacttagcagcagcagccacccaGGAGGATCACTTGAAAGCAGAGGATCTAAGCACAACaggtgctactgctgctgcttcacaggCATCAAGTCACCATCCAATGTCCACCAGCCTGGGATGTCTCCTAGATATGACCAAGCTCTCTTCACCAGAGCGCAAGTCTAGTCGAGGTCGACTGCCCTCCAAGACAAAAAAGGAGTTTGTCTGCAAGTTCTGTGGTCGCCATTTTACCAAATCCTACAACCTTTTGATCCACGAGCGAACGCACACAGATGAGAGGCCATATACGTGTGATATCTGTCACAAGGCCTTCAGACGCCAGGACCACCTCCGGGATCACAG GTACATTCATTCTAAAGAGAAACCGTTCAAGTGTCAGGAGTGTGGCAAAGGCTTCTGTCAGTCCAGGACTCTTGCTGTCCATAAGACGTTACACATGCAGGTGAAGGAACTGAAGCCCTCCAAAGTCAAGTGA